One window of the Burkholderia ubonensis subsp. mesacidophila genome contains the following:
- a CDS encoding DUF2891 domain-containing protein yields MTARLTPDIASKFASLALAHLTREYPNRLTHSLAGPQDVQAPRALHPVFYGSYDWHSCVHGYWLVLHLLERYPTLPEAERIVAVVDAHFTDAHVAGEHAYLALPHNAGFERPYGWAWLLALAAQLERLALKGALPQAARWAKAFAPLTDAFVARFEVFLPKATYPVRVGTHFNTAFALALTFDFARDTQRDGLAALIADTARRWHLGDAACQAWEPSGDEFLSPALMEAELMRRVLAPAEFKAWFARFLPDLARGEPATLFVPATVSDRSDGKIAHLDGLNLSRAWCQRALAKALPEGDARRARLLDAADRHLDSALAHVAGDYMGEHWLATFATLALDA; encoded by the coding sequence ATGACTGCACGACTCACGCCCGACATCGCGTCGAAATTCGCCTCGCTCGCGCTCGCGCACCTGACGCGCGAATATCCGAACCGGCTCACGCATTCGCTTGCCGGCCCGCAGGACGTGCAGGCGCCGCGCGCGCTGCATCCGGTCTTCTACGGCAGCTACGACTGGCATTCGTGCGTGCACGGCTACTGGCTCGTGCTGCATCTGCTCGAACGCTACCCGACGCTGCCGGAGGCGGAGCGCATCGTCGCCGTCGTCGACGCGCATTTCACCGACGCGCACGTCGCGGGCGAGCACGCGTATCTCGCGCTGCCGCACAACGCAGGCTTCGAGCGGCCGTATGGCTGGGCGTGGCTGCTCGCGCTGGCCGCGCAGCTCGAGCGGCTCGCGCTGAAGGGCGCGCTGCCGCAGGCCGCGCGCTGGGCGAAGGCGTTCGCGCCGCTGACCGACGCGTTCGTCGCCCGCTTCGAGGTGTTCCTGCCGAAGGCGACCTATCCGGTGCGCGTCGGCACGCATTTCAACACAGCGTTCGCGCTGGCGCTGACCTTCGATTTCGCGCGCGACACGCAGCGCGACGGGCTCGCGGCGCTGATTGCCGACACCGCGCGGCGCTGGCACCTGGGCGACGCCGCGTGCCAGGCGTGGGAGCCGTCCGGCGACGAGTTCCTGTCGCCCGCGCTGATGGAGGCGGAGCTGATGCGGCGCGTGCTCGCGCCGGCCGAATTCAAGGCCTGGTTCGCGCGCTTCCTGCCCGATCTCGCGCGCGGCGAGCCGGCGACGCTGTTCGTGCCGGCGACGGTGAGCGACCGCAGCGACGGCAAGATTGCACATCTCGACGGCTTGAACCTGAGCCGCGCGTGGTGCCAGCGTGCGCTCGCGAAAGCGCTGCCGGAAGGCGATGCGCGCCGCGCGCGCTTGCTCGACGCGGCCGACCGGCACCTGGACAGCGCGCTCGCGCATGTCGCCGGCGACTACATGGGCGAGCACTGGCTCGCGACGTTCGCGACGCTCGCGCTGGACGCGTGA